The Aerococcus christensenii genome segment TGTAGCAATAAGTGTCAACAAAATAACTTTATTTATATTTTCCATTTTACAGCTCCTCTTTCTCTAAGCGCTGAATTGCTAAACAAAAAAGCAGAGTAAAAAGCCTAAACATTAGGCCAATTGCTCTGCCACATATAAAAAGGACACGGCAAAAAAGACAATCTTAGTCCTATCTGTCTGTCTGTCTGTCTGTCTGTCTGTCTGTCTGTCTGTCTGTCATTATGCTTAAAGCTCCCACAATTTGTCAACCTTTTTTATAAAAATACTTTATTCTATTTTACCATAATGGTTGCATGGATGCTAGCGCTTTCAGGCTTTTGCTTTTAATTTGAACAATCAGCTAATTAGCCGTCCTTTCTATTTTTCCATCATCGAATCGTTTCTCCCCCATACTCGTTTCCAATTTTCATTCGTCAAAATGCCCAACAAAAAAAGCCCCGGTAAACCGAGGCTTTCTAACACTTGGACTAAACTTGGTTGTAGTATTCAACAACTAAGGAGTCGTCGATTTCTTGGTTCAATTCATCACGTTCTGGTAAACGAGATAAGGAACCTTCTAACTTGTCAGCGTCAAATTCAACATAAGGAACGTGTCCGTAAAGACCTTCAACAGATTCTTTGATCACTTGTAAGTCTTTAGATTTTTCACGAACGCTGATCACTTGACCGACTTTAACCGTGTAAGAAGGAATATCAACGCGTTTACCATCAACAGTAATATGACCATGCGCAACTAATTGACGAGCTTGACGACGTGTAGATGCTAAACCTAAACGGTAAACCATGTTATCTAAACGTTGTTCAAGTAAAGTCATGAAGTTTGTACCAATGGTACCTTCTTGAACCTTCAAAGCACGTTTGTAAAGGTTACGGAATTGTTTTTCAGTCATTCCATAGATGTAACGTAATTTTTGTTTTTCTTGTAATTGTAAACCATATTCAGAAAGGCTCTTACGGCGTTGATTTGGACCGTGTTGACCTGGTGCATATGGACGACGAGCTAATTCTTTACCAGTACCTGATAAAGATAAGCCTAAGCGACGAGATTTTTTCCAGCTTGGACCGGTATAACGTGACATAATTGGTTTCCTCCATTAATTGATTATTGGAGTAAAATAATTAAGAAATTGATCACATTCGTGTAGTTCCGTCAACGCTTTCCCTTATGCAGCCGCAGGTACTTACTTCACCTGAAGTGGACGAACTATTGACGAGCTTGTTTCAATTTTGCTGCATTATTTTACACAAGTTACAGAATACTAAATAATCCTCTTTTTGTCAAGGAATAAAAGCTTTCCTATGAAAATTCTACGAGAAAA includes the following:
- the rpsD gene encoding 30S ribosomal protein S4, producing the protein MSRYTGPSWKKSRRLGLSLSGTGKELARRPYAPGQHGPNQRRKSLSEYGLQLQEKQKLRYIYGMTEKQFRNLYKRALKVQEGTIGTNFMTLLEQRLDNMVYRLGLASTRRQARQLVAHGHITVDGKRVDIPSYTVKVGQVISVREKSKDLQVIKESVEGLYGHVPYVEFDADKLEGSLSRLPERDELNQEIDDSLVVEYYNQV